One Oncorhynchus masou masou isolate Uvic2021 chromosome 18, UVic_Omas_1.1, whole genome shotgun sequence DNA window includes the following coding sequences:
- the LOC135503674 gene encoding brain natriuretic peptide-like — translation MQLSNIPLFGLILFLNLPLLSAYPVYNGLLTNDDMDVLKVLLHRLGESIPEQSEVERVATEKMDNMTLEAIAMVAEDEHEQQQNRLDKSAIREFLSARDLKTVRNDSTSKRYSGCFGQRLDRIGSMSSLGCNTVGKYNPKRR, via the exons ATGCAGCTCTCCAACATTCCTCTTTTTGGCCTTATCCTGTTCTTAAATCTGCCGCTGCTCAGCGCATATCCTGTCTACAACGGGTTACTGACCAATGACGACATGGATGTCTTAAAG GTACTTCTCCATCGACTTGGAGAGTCCATTCCTGAGCAGAGCGAGGTCGAGCGGGTCGCCACAGAAAAGATGGACAACATGACTCTCGAAGCCATCGCAATGGTTGCAGAGGATGAGCATGAGCAACAACAAAACCGACTCGACAAATCCGCAATAAGAGAGTTCCTCTCGGCTCGGGACCTGAAAACTGTCCGAAACGACTCAACATCGAAGAGATACTCGGGCTGCTTCGGGCAAAGGCTAGACCGAATCGGCTCAATGAGCTCTCTTGGATGCAACACGGTTGGCAAATACA ATCCAAAGAGAAGATGA
- the LOC135503675 gene encoding ventricular natriuretic peptide-like, with protein sequence MAKFQTFFGYIVLIMTHSVSWGNLYASRNVQELENMKDLIQLLEDKLTVNEENDVYSSESEDVVAAHMEDIENSPAAIRGQKERMVINAAKIIAPESPVVSRLKDLIGLRTAKSFNSCFGNRIERIGLGCNNVKTGNKKRICGN encoded by the exons ATGGCAAAATTTCAGACTTTCTTTGGATATATCGTATTAATAATGACGCACAGTGTGAGCTGGGGAAATCTATATGCCAGTAGGAATGTTCAAGAGTTGGAAAATATGAAG GACCTGATCCAGCTGCTCGAGGACAAGTTGACGGTTAACGAGGAAAATGACGTTTATTCGTCAGAGTCTGAGGACGTGGTCGCAGCCCATATGGAGGACATTGAGAACTCGCCCGCGGCGATCCGGGGGCAGAAGGAGAGAATGGTAATCAACGCAGCCAAAATAATTGCCCCCGAAAGCCCTGTGGTGTCACGCCTGAAAGATCTAATCGGTTTGAGGACGGCCAAATCGTTCAACAGCTGTTTCGGTAACCGGATTGAGAGAATCGGACTGGGGTGCAATAACGTCAAGACTG GTAACAAGAAGAGAATATGTGGGAACTGA